The Streptomyces tendae genome has a window encoding:
- the tuf gene encoding elongation factor Tu, producing MSKTAYIRTKPHLNIGTMGHVDHGKTTLTAAITKVLADRGSAGFVPFDRIDRAPEEAARGITINIAHVEYETDTRHYAHVDMPGHADYVKNMVTGAAQLDGAILVVSALDGIMPQTAEHVLLARQVGVDHIVVALNKADAGDEELTDLVELEVRELLSAHGYGGDAAPVVRVSGLKALEGDPRWTASVEALLDAVDTYVPVPERYLDAPFLMPVENVLTITGRGTVVTGAVERGTVHVGDRVQVLGADTGTVVTGLETFGKPMTEAQAGDNVALLLRGVPRDAVRRGHVVAAPDSVTPSRRFTARLYVLSAREGGRTTPLSTGYRPQFYIRTADVVGDVDLGEAAVARPGDTVTVTVELGREVPLEPGLGFAVREGGRTVGAGTVTEVA from the coding sequence ATGTCCAAGACGGCGTACATCCGCACCAAACCGCACCTCAACATCGGCACGATGGGCCACGTCGACCACGGCAAGACGACCCTGACCGCCGCCATCACCAAGGTCCTCGCCGACCGCGGCTCCGCCGGCTTCGTGCCGTTCGACCGCATCGACCGGGCCCCGGAGGAGGCCGCCCGCGGCATCACCATCAACATCGCGCACGTCGAGTACGAGACCGACACCCGCCACTACGCGCACGTCGACATGCCCGGCCACGCCGACTACGTGAAGAACATGGTCACCGGCGCCGCCCAGCTCGACGGGGCGATCCTCGTCGTCTCCGCGCTCGACGGGATCATGCCGCAGACCGCCGAACACGTGCTGCTCGCCCGGCAGGTGGGCGTCGACCACATCGTCGTCGCGCTCAACAAGGCCGACGCGGGCGACGAGGAGCTGACCGACCTGGTCGAGCTGGAGGTCCGCGAGCTGCTCTCCGCGCACGGCTACGGCGGCGACGCGGCGCCCGTCGTACGGGTCTCCGGACTCAAGGCGCTGGAAGGCGACCCACGCTGGACGGCGTCGGTCGAGGCGCTGCTGGACGCGGTCGACACCTATGTGCCCGTGCCCGAGCGCTACCTGGACGCGCCGTTCCTCATGCCGGTGGAGAACGTCCTCACCATCACCGGCCGGGGCACCGTCGTCACCGGCGCGGTGGAGCGCGGCACGGTCCACGTCGGCGACCGGGTGCAGGTGCTCGGCGCGGACACCGGGACGGTGGTGACCGGCCTGGAGACCTTCGGCAAGCCGATGACGGAGGCGCAGGCCGGGGACAACGTGGCGCTGCTGCTGCGAGGGGTGCCCCGCGACGCGGTGCGGCGCGGGCACGTCGTGGCCGCGCCGGACAGCGTGACGCCCAGCCGGCGGTTCACGGCGCGGCTGTACGTGCTGTCGGCCCGCGAAGGCGGCCGGACGACCCCGCTGTCGACCGGCTACCGCCCGCAGTTCTACATCCGCACGGCGGACGTCGTCGGCGACGTCGACCTCGGTGAGGCGGCGGTCGCGCGGCCCGGGGACACGGTGACCGTCACCGTGGAGCTGGGGCGCGAGGTGCCGCTGGAGCCGGGCCTCGGCTTCGCCGTCCGTGAGGGCGGCCGCACGGTCGGCGCCGGGACGGTGACGGAGGTCGCGTGA
- a CDS encoding DNA alkylation repair protein, with protein sequence MRVTEDGPVTPRVPDSPLADTVLERLTAAYAPAADPARADAMRAYMKDVAPFLGLPTPARRALSRTVEAGLPRPSEADCTAVALRCWDLPEREYHYFAVDYLRAHVRRCSSGFLPVTRHLVTTVPWWDTVDLLAAHVVGALVAADPALTAEMDRWSVDDDLWLVRTALLHQLRYKEHTDAERLFGYCLRQCGHPDFFVRKAIGWSLREYARTDPDAVRAFLAREGDRFAPLSVREALKNIGA encoded by the coding sequence ATGCGCGTCACAGAAGACGGTCCGGTGACGCCCCGCGTGCCGGACAGCCCGCTCGCCGACACGGTGCTGGAGCGGCTCACGGCCGCGTACGCGCCCGCGGCCGACCCCGCCCGGGCGGACGCCATGCGGGCGTACATGAAGGACGTCGCCCCCTTCCTGGGCCTGCCCACCCCGGCGCGGCGCGCGCTGTCCCGTACCGTCGAGGCGGGACTGCCCCGGCCGTCGGAGGCCGACTGCACGGCCGTCGCCCTGCGCTGCTGGGACCTGCCCGAGCGCGAGTACCACTACTTCGCCGTGGACTACCTGCGCGCCCACGTACGCCGGTGCTCCTCCGGCTTCCTGCCCGTCACCCGGCACCTCGTCACCACCGTCCCCTGGTGGGACACCGTCGACCTGCTCGCCGCGCACGTCGTCGGGGCGCTGGTCGCCGCCGATCCGGCGCTCACCGCCGAGATGGACCGGTGGAGCGTCGACGACGACCTGTGGCTCGTCCGCACCGCCCTGCTCCACCAGCTGCGTTACAAGGAACACACCGACGCCGAGCGGCTCTTCGGCTACTGCCTGCGCCAGTGCGGCCACCCCGACTTCTTCGTCCGCAAGGCGATCGGCTGGAGCCTGCGCGAGTACGCCAGGACGGACCCGGACGCCGTGCGCGCGTTCCTGGCCCGCGAAGGGGACAGGTTCGCGCCGCTGTCGGTGCGGGAGGCACTGAAGAACATCGGCGCGTGA
- a CDS encoding spermidine synthase has translation MSEPIPVTRAVGHGTAKLMPDVDRERAWLLTVDGAPQSYVDLDEPTHLEFEYARRLGHVLDVVAPPGAPLDAVHLGGGGMTLPRYVAATRPGSRQHVVEADGGLAALVAEHLPLPVGAGVTVHTADARGWLEAAPDDSADVVVADVFGGSRVPAHLTTVAYVGEVARVLRPGGVYLANLADAAPFAFLRSQLATVGARFVESALIAEPAVLRGRRFGNAVLAVSDRPLDIPALTRAVAADPFPARVEHGRSLRDFVGDAVPLHEGTAVPSPLPPSGAFAIG, from the coding sequence GTGAGCGAGCCCATCCCCGTGACCCGCGCCGTCGGGCACGGCACCGCCAAGCTGATGCCCGACGTCGACCGGGAGCGGGCCTGGCTGCTGACCGTCGACGGGGCACCCCAGTCCTACGTCGACCTGGACGAGCCGACGCACCTGGAGTTCGAGTACGCCCGGCGGCTCGGGCACGTCCTCGACGTCGTCGCCCCGCCCGGCGCGCCGCTGGACGCGGTGCACCTCGGGGGCGGGGGGATGACCCTGCCCCGATACGTGGCCGCCACCCGGCCCGGCTCCCGCCAACACGTCGTGGAGGCCGACGGAGGGCTCGCCGCCCTGGTCGCCGAGCACCTGCCGCTCCCGGTGGGGGCGGGCGTCACCGTGCACACGGCGGACGCCCGCGGCTGGCTGGAGGCGGCCCCGGACGACAGCGCGGACGTGGTGGTCGCCGACGTGTTCGGCGGCTCCCGGGTGCCCGCGCACCTCACCACCGTCGCGTACGTCGGGGAGGTCGCGCGGGTGCTGCGGCCCGGCGGGGTGTATCTCGCGAACCTCGCCGACGCGGCGCCGTTCGCCTTCCTGCGTTCGCAACTGGCGACGGTGGGCGCGCGGTTCGTGGAGTCGGCGCTGATCGCCGAGCCGGCGGTGCTGCGGGGGCGGCGGTTCGGGAACGCCGTTCTGGCGGTTTCCGACCGCCCTCTGGACATCCCGGCCCTGACCCGCGCGGTCGCCGCCGATCCGTTCCCTGCGCGGGTGGAACACGGGCGCTCTCTGCGCGACTTCGTGGGCGATGCGGTGCCGCTGCACGAGGGGACGGCGGTGCCGTCGCCCTTGCCGCCCTCGGGGGCGTTCGCGATTGGTTAG
- a CDS encoding undecaprenyl-diphosphate phosphatase, with the protein MSWFESLILGLVQGLTEFLPVSSSAHLRLTAAFSGWEDPGAAFTAITQIGTEAAVLIYFRKDIGRILSAWTRSLTDKEMRRDQDARTGWLVVVGSIPIGVLGVTLKDQIEGPFRDLRLTAAMLIGMGIVLGVADRLAARAESGGRHRVAAPRKELSDLNVRDGLIYGLCQALALIPGVSRSGATISGGLFMGYRREAAARYSFLLAIPAVLASGLFELKDAADGGHVSWGPTLFATVIAFVTGYAVIAWFMKFISTKSFMPFVWYRIVLGVVILALVAAGALSPHAAESAG; encoded by the coding sequence ATGTCTTGGTTCGAATCACTGATCCTCGGACTCGTCCAGGGTCTGACCGAGTTCCTGCCCGTCTCCTCCAGCGCTCACCTGCGGCTGACCGCGGCCTTCTCCGGCTGGGAGGACCCCGGTGCGGCCTTCACCGCGATCACCCAGATCGGCACGGAGGCCGCGGTGCTGATCTACTTCCGCAAGGACATCGGACGCATCCTGTCCGCGTGGACGCGCTCGTTGACGGACAAGGAGATGCGCCGGGACCAGGACGCCCGCACGGGCTGGCTGGTCGTCGTCGGCTCGATCCCGATCGGTGTGCTCGGGGTGACGCTCAAGGACCAGATCGAGGGGCCGTTCCGCGATCTGCGGCTGACGGCCGCGATGCTGATCGGCATGGGCATCGTCCTCGGCGTCGCCGACCGGCTCGCGGCGCGGGCCGAGAGCGGCGGCCGGCACCGGGTGGCGGCTCCCCGCAAGGAGTTGAGCGACCTGAACGTCAGGGACGGCCTGATCTACGGCCTCTGCCAGGCGCTGGCACTCATTCCGGGCGTCTCGCGCTCCGGAGCCACCATCAGCGGCGGTCTGTTCATGGGCTACCGGCGTGAGGCAGCGGCCCGTTACTCGTTCCTGCTCGCCATCCCCGCCGTGCTGGCGTCCGGCCTGTTCGAGCTGAAGGACGCGGCGGACGGCGGCCATGTCTCCTGGGGGCCGACCCTCTTCGCCACGGTGATCGCGTTCGTCACCGGATACGCGGTGATCGCCTGGTTCATGAAGTTCATCTCGACCAAGAGCTTCATGCCGTTCGTCTGGTACCGGATCGTGCTCGGGGTGGTCATCCTCGCCCTGGTCGCCGCCGGCGCCCTCAGCCCGCACGCGGCGGAGTCGGCGGGCTGA
- a CDS encoding cyclic nucleotide-binding domain-containing protein, with protein sequence MFAPPSPSLPRALPAEHRARLMSAAREVSFPPGTRLFEEGGRADRFWVIRTGTVELDMRVPGRRAVLIERLGHNELIGWSWLFSPHVWHLGAEAATPVRAFEFDAAAVLALCEEEPELGREVTRWVGEVVAHRLHSARVRLLDLFGPYGAGGAL encoded by the coding sequence ATGTTCGCTCCCCCGTCCCCCAGCCTGCCGCGAGCCCTGCCCGCCGAGCACCGGGCCCGGCTGATGTCCGCCGCGCGTGAGGTGTCCTTCCCGCCAGGCACCCGGCTGTTCGAGGAGGGCGGCCGGGCGGACCGGTTCTGGGTGATCCGGACCGGCACCGTCGAACTGGACATGCGCGTGCCGGGGCGCCGGGCCGTCCTCATCGAGCGCCTCGGGCACAACGAGCTGATCGGCTGGTCGTGGCTGTTCTCGCCGCACGTCTGGCACCTGGGCGCCGAGGCGGCCACCCCGGTGCGGGCGTTCGAGTTCGACGCCGCGGCCGTCCTCGCCCTGTGCGAGGAGGAACCGGAGCTGGGCCGGGAGGTGACCCGCTGGGTCGGCGAGGTGGTGGCCCACCGGCTGCACTCCGCCCGGGTCAGGCTGCTCGACCTGTTCGGCCCGTACGGCGCCGGCGGAGCGCTGTAG
- a CDS encoding acyltransferase, with amino-acid sequence MPKRKNTFSSWPRRLAQRAVHAGWAWAQRTGSVTAEHPGRFRFGAMGTGTRLAFPLGTVFGEPWIRIGAHCIVGEQVTLTAGLMPGLDLGPEPILRIGDGVVLGRGSHVIADTTVIIGSDCYFGPYVYVTSTNHSYDDPHEPIGKQWPRMEPVEIGPGCWIGTGAVILPGARVGRNVVVAAGAVVRGEVPDHCVVAGAPARVVRRWTPDEGWQPPLRTPPPVPIPDGTTPDQLRALSELDEESVARLAELDEEGAARLARSDANGTARLAEVERGA; translated from the coding sequence GTGCCGAAGCGCAAGAACACGTTCTCGTCCTGGCCGCGCCGCCTCGCCCAGCGCGCGGTCCACGCGGGCTGGGCCTGGGCGCAGCGCACCGGTTCGGTGACCGCCGAGCACCCCGGCCGCTTCCGCTTCGGCGCCATGGGAACAGGTACCAGACTGGCCTTCCCGCTCGGCACGGTCTTCGGCGAACCCTGGATCCGGATCGGCGCGCACTGCATCGTCGGCGAGCAGGTCACCCTCACCGCCGGCCTCATGCCCGGGCTCGACCTCGGCCCCGAGCCCATCCTGCGCATCGGCGACGGGGTCGTCCTCGGCCGCGGCAGTCATGTCATCGCCGACACCACGGTGATCATCGGCAGCGACTGCTACTTCGGCCCGTACGTCTACGTCACCTCCACCAACCACTCCTACGACGACCCGCACGAGCCCATCGGCAAGCAGTGGCCGCGGATGGAGCCGGTGGAGATCGGCCCCGGCTGCTGGATCGGCACCGGCGCGGTGATCCTGCCCGGCGCGCGCGTCGGGCGGAACGTGGTGGTGGCCGCGGGGGCGGTCGTCCGCGGCGAGGTGCCGGACCACTGCGTGGTCGCGGGCGCCCCCGCCCGGGTGGTGCGGCGCTGGACGCCCGACGAGGGCTGGCAGCCGCCGCTGCGCACCCCGCCGCCCGTGCCGATCCCGGACGGCACCACGCCCGACCAGCTGCGGGCACTGTCGGAACTCGACGAGGAGAGCGTGGCCCGGCTCGCCGAGCTGGACGAGGAGGGCGCCGCACGGCTCGCCCGGTCCGACGCGAACGGGACCGCGCGGCTGGCCGAGGTGGAACGCGGCGCCTGA
- a CDS encoding MFS transporter, with protein MPTSAVRRRPAWAGRNYTLLTASAVVTNLGSHGALIASAFAVLGAGGDGGDVGLVAAARTLPLVLFLLIGGAVADRLPRHHVMVAANVLNCVSQAAFAALVLAGEPLLWQMMLLSGLGGAGQAFFNPAAEGMLLSSVDDEQAGRAFAVFRMAMHGATLGGAALGGAMVAAIGPGWVLAADAAAFAVAAVLRAFLDVKHIPARAPGGGMLADLRDGWREFTGRPWLWGIVVQFSVANAVVGAADAVYGPLVARDHLGGAAPWGVALAFFGGGTVTGALLMTRWQPRRLLLVGTLCVFPLALPSAALALPVPVGVLCTVMFLTGVSVEVFGVSWMTALHQEIPEEKLSRVSAYDWFGSVALVPAAMALAGPAETAFGRTDALWGCAALVVVVTAAVLCVPDVRNLRRRTRQVTGAVDAPVPAGDQAEPTRG; from the coding sequence GTGCCGACCTCCGCCGTCCGCCGCCGTCCCGCCTGGGCCGGCCGCAACTACACGCTGCTGACCGCCTCCGCCGTGGTGACCAACCTGGGCAGCCACGGTGCCCTGATCGCCTCCGCGTTCGCCGTGCTGGGCGCGGGCGGCGACGGCGGGGACGTGGGCCTCGTGGCCGCCGCCCGCACCCTGCCGCTGGTGCTGTTCCTGCTGATCGGCGGTGCCGTCGCGGACCGGCTGCCCCGGCACCACGTGATGGTCGCGGCCAACGTCCTGAACTGTGTGTCGCAGGCCGCGTTCGCCGCGCTGGTCCTCGCCGGTGAGCCGCTGCTGTGGCAGATGATGCTGCTCAGCGGTCTCGGCGGTGCCGGGCAGGCGTTCTTCAACCCGGCCGCCGAGGGCATGCTGCTCTCCTCGGTCGACGACGAGCAGGCCGGGCGGGCGTTCGCGGTGTTCCGCATGGCGATGCACGGGGCGACCCTGGGCGGTGCCGCGCTCGGTGGCGCCATGGTGGCCGCGATCGGACCCGGCTGGGTGCTGGCGGCGGACGCGGCGGCCTTCGCGGTCGCGGCGGTCCTGCGGGCCTTCCTCGACGTGAAGCACATACCGGCCCGGGCGCCGGGCGGCGGGATGCTCGCCGACCTCAGGGACGGCTGGCGGGAGTTCACCGGCCGGCCGTGGCTGTGGGGCATCGTCGTGCAGTTCTCCGTCGCCAACGCGGTGGTCGGCGCGGCCGACGCCGTCTACGGGCCGCTGGTCGCCCGGGACCACCTGGGCGGGGCCGCCCCGTGGGGTGTGGCGCTGGCCTTCTTCGGCGGCGGCACGGTGACGGGCGCCCTGCTGATGACCCGCTGGCAGCCGCGCCGCCTGCTGTTGGTCGGCACCCTGTGCGTGTTCCCGCTGGCGCTGCCGTCCGCCGCGCTCGCCCTGCCCGTCCCGGTCGGGGTGCTGTGCACGGTGATGTTCCTGACCGGTGTGTCCGTGGAGGTGTTCGGCGTCTCCTGGATGACCGCGCTGCACCAGGAGATCCCCGAGGAGAAGCTGTCCCGGGTCTCCGCCTACGACTGGTTCGGCTCGGTCGCGCTGGTCCCGGCGGCGATGGCCCTCGCCGGGCCGGCGGAGACGGCGTTCGGCCGGACCGACGCGTTGTGGGGGTGTGCCGCGCTTGTCGTCGTGGTCACGGCGGCGGTGCTGTGCGTACCGGATGTACGCAATCTGCGACGGCGCACCCGGCAGGTCACGGGCGCCGTGGACGCGCCGGTGCCCGCCGGCGACCAGGCCGAGCCGACCCGAGGCTGA
- a CDS encoding SDR family NAD(P)-dependent oxidoreductase, producing MKRLVTVVTGGSRGIGAATCRRLAEEGHDVVVNYVRDADAAEKVAEDVRAAGARAVTARADTSDEADVERLFEVAERELGPLTGLVNNAAVTGPLGRFTEVGTDTLRRVVDVNVIGTLLCTRRAAQLMTPRGEGVIVNISSGAATLGSPGEYVHYAATKAAVDALTLGLSKELGPDGIRVNAVAPGLIDTEMHAAMGAPDRVRDMAGSIPLRRAGQAEEIAAAVAWLMSPDASYTTGTVLRVAGGR from the coding sequence ATGAAGCGTCTGGTCACGGTGGTCACCGGGGGAAGCCGGGGCATCGGTGCGGCGACCTGCCGGCGGCTGGCGGAGGAGGGACACGACGTGGTGGTGAACTACGTCCGGGACGCCGACGCGGCCGAGAAGGTGGCCGAGGACGTGCGGGCCGCGGGGGCACGGGCGGTGACGGCGAGGGCGGACACGTCGGACGAGGCCGACGTGGAGCGGCTGTTCGAGGTGGCGGAGCGCGAACTCGGCCCGCTGACGGGTTTGGTGAACAACGCGGCGGTGACCGGGCCGCTGGGCCGCTTCACGGAGGTCGGCACGGACACGCTGCGGCGGGTCGTCGACGTCAACGTGATCGGCACGCTGCTGTGCACGCGGCGGGCCGCTCAGTTGATGACGCCGCGCGGCGAGGGCGTGATCGTGAACATCTCGTCGGGCGCCGCCACCCTGGGCAGCCCCGGCGAGTACGTGCACTACGCGGCGACCAAGGCCGCCGTCGACGCCCTCACCCTCGGGCTGTCCAAGGAACTCGGGCCGGACGGGATCCGGGTCAACGCGGTCGCGCCGGGCCTGATCGACACGGAGATGCATGCCGCGATGGGGGCTCCGGACCGGGTGCGGGACATGGCCGGGAGTATTCCGCTGCGGCGGGCGGGACAGGCGGAGGAGATCGCGGCGGCCGTCGCCTGGCTGATGTCGCCGGACGCCTCGTACACCACGGGGACGGTCCTGCGGGTCGCGGGCGGACGCTGA
- a CDS encoding TVP38/TMEM64 family protein yields MLDATNRSGGTATARPRAASSDLAVAVPTAAPVLAPAPTPLGRCARVLLSPWSRLSLLVVLLASAAAVMVVMEPQRLLTDGGMVRLGGAAAVVAYAVAYGACTVAFVPRPLLNLAAGALFGSQFGLVAALGGTVLGAGLAFCLGRVLGQEALRPLLRGRWLKAADHQLSRHGFRSMLAARLFPGVPFAAANYCASVSRMGLLPFLLATALGSIPNTAAYVVAGSRASTPTSPAFLIALACIALPGLAGAVVAWRKRHRLRAR; encoded by the coding sequence ATGCTCGATGCCACCAACCGCTCTGGGGGCACCGCCACGGCCCGTCCCCGGGCCGCCTCGTCCGACCTCGCGGTCGCCGTCCCCACGGCCGCACCCGTTCTCGCGCCCGCCCCGACCCCGCTCGGCCGGTGCGCGAGAGTCCTGCTGTCGCCGTGGTCACGGCTGTCCCTGCTGGTCGTGCTGCTCGCCTCGGCGGCGGCGGTCATGGTGGTCATGGAGCCACAGCGGCTGCTGACCGACGGCGGGATGGTCCGGCTCGGCGGCGCCGCCGCCGTCGTCGCGTACGCGGTGGCGTACGGGGCGTGCACCGTCGCGTTCGTGCCGCGCCCGCTGCTGAACCTGGCCGCGGGGGCGCTGTTCGGCTCCCAGTTCGGCCTGGTCGCGGCGCTGGGCGGCACGGTGCTGGGCGCCGGGCTCGCGTTCTGCCTGGGGCGGGTGCTCGGCCAGGAGGCGCTGCGTCCGCTGCTGCGCGGGCGCTGGCTGAAGGCCGCGGACCACCAGCTCAGCCGGCACGGTTTCCGGTCGATGCTGGCGGCGCGGCTGTTCCCCGGTGTCCCGTTCGCCGCCGCCAACTACTGCGCCTCCGTCTCCCGGATGGGCCTGCTGCCGTTCCTGCTGGCGACGGCGCTCGGGTCGATCCCGAACACCGCCGCCTACGTGGTGGCCGGTTCCCGGGCCTCCACCCCGACGTCCCCGGCCTTCCTGATCGCGCTGGCCTGCATCGCCCTGCCGGGACTCGCGGGGGCGGTCGTGGCGTGGCGCAAGCGGCACCGGCTGCGCGCCCGGTAG
- a CDS encoding winged helix-turn-helix transcriptional regulator — translation MAASKDPRPCSVADTLALVGEKYSLLVLREVCLGNGRFDQLVRNIGAPRDILATRLRRLVDAGILTKRPYSERPQRFEYRPTQAGLELEPVLWTLMEWGDRHLRAESGIPMVLEHSCGDDFVPVVTCRACGEEAHHQDLTAHPQAPGWTVRGPAAA, via the coding sequence ATGGCCGCCTCCAAAGACCCGCGTCCCTGCTCCGTCGCCGACACGCTCGCCCTCGTGGGCGAGAAGTACTCCCTGCTCGTGCTGCGCGAGGTGTGCCTCGGCAACGGCCGCTTCGACCAGCTCGTGCGCAACATCGGCGCCCCGCGCGACATCCTGGCCACGCGGCTGCGCCGGCTGGTCGACGCCGGGATCCTCACCAAGCGGCCGTACAGCGAGCGCCCGCAGCGCTTCGAGTACCGGCCCACCCAGGCGGGACTCGAACTGGAGCCCGTGCTGTGGACCCTGATGGAGTGGGGCGACCGGCACCTGCGGGCCGAGAGCGGCATCCCGATGGTGCTGGAGCACAGCTGCGGCGACGACTTCGTCCCGGTCGTCACCTGCCGGGCCTGCGGCGAGGAGGCGCACCACCAGGACCTGACCGCGCATCCCCAGGCCCCCGGCTGGACCGTGCGTGGCCCGGCGGCCGCCTGA
- a CDS encoding gamma carbonic anhydrase family protein produces the protein MTHQALITGIGGKEPRIDEGAFVAPTASVIGDVTLHAGASVWYGAVLRGDVERISVGASSNVQDNCTLHADPGFPVTVGERVSVGHNAVVHGATVEDDCLVGMGATVLNGAVIGAGSLVAAQALVPQGMRVPPGSLVAGVPAKVRRELTAEEREGLTLNGTMYAELAKAHRDQHEG, from the coding sequence ATGACGCACCAGGCTCTGATCACCGGCATCGGCGGCAAGGAGCCGCGCATCGACGAGGGGGCGTTCGTGGCGCCCACGGCGAGCGTGATCGGTGACGTGACGCTGCACGCCGGCGCGAGCGTCTGGTACGGCGCGGTGCTGCGCGGCGACGTGGAGCGGATCTCCGTGGGCGCGAGCAGCAACGTGCAGGACAACTGCACGCTGCACGCCGACCCCGGGTTCCCGGTCACCGTCGGTGAGCGTGTCTCCGTCGGGCACAACGCGGTGGTGCACGGGGCGACCGTCGAGGACGACTGCCTGGTCGGCATGGGCGCGACCGTGCTGAACGGCGCCGTGATCGGCGCGGGGTCGCTGGTCGCCGCGCAGGCGCTGGTGCCGCAGGGGATGCGGGTGCCGCCGGGTTCGCTGGTCGCGGGGGTGCCGGCGAAGGTACGGCGGGAGCTGACGGCCGAGGAGCGGGAGGGGCTGACCCTCAACGGCACGATGTACGCGGAGCTGGCGAAGGCGCACCGGGATCAGCACGAGGGCTGA
- a CDS encoding DedA family protein, which produces MHVQEWLETVPAVAVYALVGVVIGLESLGIPLPGEIILVSSALLASQHGDIDPVILGACATAGAIIGDSIGYAIGRKGGRPLLAWLGAKFPRHFGEGHIATAERSFQKWGMWAVFFGRFVALLRIFAGPLAGVLRMPYWKFLIANVLGGIVWAGGTTAVIYYVGIVAESWLKRFSWLGLVLAVLIGVTSMLVLKRKAKKATAAAATEPTPAPAPVGD; this is translated from the coding sequence TTGCACGTCCAGGAATGGCTCGAGACCGTGCCGGCGGTCGCCGTGTACGCGCTGGTGGGAGTGGTCATCGGGCTGGAGAGCCTGGGCATCCCGCTGCCCGGCGAGATCATCCTGGTCTCCTCCGCGCTGCTCGCCTCCCAGCACGGTGACATCGACCCGGTGATCCTCGGCGCCTGCGCCACGGCCGGCGCGATCATCGGCGACTCGATCGGCTACGCCATCGGCCGCAAGGGCGGACGCCCTCTGCTGGCCTGGCTGGGCGCGAAGTTCCCCCGCCACTTCGGCGAAGGGCACATCGCCACCGCCGAGCGGTCCTTCCAGAAGTGGGGCATGTGGGCGGTCTTCTTCGGCCGTTTCGTCGCCCTGCTGCGGATCTTCGCCGGCCCGCTCGCGGGCGTGCTGCGGATGCCGTACTGGAAGTTCCTGATCGCCAACGTCCTCGGCGGCATCGTCTGGGCGGGCGGCACCACGGCCGTCATCTACTACGTGGGCATCGTCGCCGAGTCCTGGCTGAAGCGGTTCTCGTGGCTCGGCCTGGTATTGGCCGTGCTGATCGGCGTCACGTCGATGCTGGTGCTCAAGCGCAAGGCGAAGAAGGCGACGGCCGCCGCCGCCACGGAACCGACGCCCGCTCCGGCGCCTGTGGGCGACTGA
- a CDS encoding thiolase family protein, which yields MRDAVVVEAVRTPVGKGKPNGSLAHVHPVELLAHTLRALVERSGVDPELIDDVIGGTVDQVGEQAMNTTRYAALSAGLPESVPATTVDRQCGSSQQAVHFAAQGVISGAYDIAVACGVESMSRVPMWSNVPEGKDPFGPGVAARHPEGLVPQGISAELIAAKWSVTREQMDAFAVSSHRRAAAAWDAGLFDAEVAPLDGVTRDECVRPGTTTEILAGLRPAYHDPHFAERFPQIEWNVTAGNASPVNDGASAVLVMAGETAARLGLRPLARLHSFAVTGSDPLLMLTGVVPATEKVLRRAGLSLGDIDLFEVNEAFSSVVLAWQQETGADLGKVNVHGGAIALGHPLGASGTRLTTTLVHAMRERGARYALQTMCEAGGLANAMILERV from the coding sequence ATGCGTGACGCAGTCGTCGTCGAAGCCGTACGCACCCCCGTCGGCAAGGGCAAGCCCAACGGCTCCCTCGCCCACGTCCACCCGGTCGAACTGCTCGCCCACACCCTGCGCGCCCTCGTCGAACGCTCCGGCGTGGACCCCGAGCTGATCGACGACGTCATCGGCGGCACCGTCGACCAGGTCGGCGAGCAGGCCATGAACACCACCCGCTACGCCGCCCTCTCCGCCGGACTGCCCGAGTCCGTGCCCGCCACCACCGTCGACCGCCAGTGCGGCTCCTCCCAGCAGGCCGTGCACTTCGCCGCCCAGGGCGTCATCTCGGGCGCGTACGACATCGCCGTCGCCTGCGGTGTGGAGTCCATGAGCCGGGTGCCGATGTGGTCCAACGTGCCCGAGGGCAAGGACCCGTTCGGACCCGGAGTCGCCGCGCGCCACCCGGAGGGGCTCGTCCCGCAGGGCATCAGCGCCGAACTCATCGCCGCCAAGTGGTCGGTCACCCGCGAGCAGATGGACGCCTTCGCCGTCTCCTCGCACCGCCGGGCCGCCGCGGCCTGGGACGCCGGGCTGTTCGACGCCGAGGTCGCGCCCCTGGACGGCGTCACGCGCGACGAGTGCGTGCGCCCCGGCACCACCACCGAGATCCTCGCCGGACTCCGCCCCGCCTACCACGACCCGCACTTCGCCGAGCGCTTCCCGCAGATCGAGTGGAACGTCACCGCCGGCAACGCCAGCCCCGTCAACGACGGCGCGTCCGCCGTCCTCGTCATGGCCGGGGAGACGGCCGCCCGGCTCGGCCTGCGCCCCCTCGCACGGCTGCACAGCTTCGCCGTCACCGGCTCCGACCCGCTGCTGATGCTCACCGGCGTCGTCCCGGCCACCGAGAAGGTACTGCGCCGGGCCGGTCTGTCACTCGGCGACATCGACCTGTTCGAGGTCAACGAGGCGTTCTCCAGTGTGGTCCTCGCCTGGCAGCAGGAAACCGGCGCGGACCTCGGCAAGGTCAACGTGCACGGCGGCGCCATCGCCCTCGGCCACCCGCTCGGCGCGAGCGGCACCCGGCTGACGACCACCCTGGTCCACGCGATGCGCGAGCGCGGCGCGCGGTACGCCCTGCAGACCATGTGCGAGGCCGGCGGTCTGGCCAACGCGATGATCCTGGAACGCGTCTGA